The following coding sequences are from one Cygnus olor isolate bCygOlo1 chromosome 2, bCygOlo1.pri.v2, whole genome shotgun sequence window:
- the NDUFA4 gene encoding cytochrome c oxidase subunit NDUFA4, which translates to MFRLMVSHAKKHPSLIPLFLIIGSGGVGAALYVMRLAMFNPDVCWDKKNNPEPWNKLAPNEQYKFYSVNVDYSKFKKDRPDF; encoded by the exons ATGTTCCGCCTTATGGTCTCCCACGCCAAGAAGCACCCCAGC TTGATACCTCTGTTTTTGATCATTGGATCAGGAGGCGTTGGCGCAGCCCTGTATGTCATGCGTTTGGCGATGTTCAACCCAGATGTCTG CTGggacaagaaaaataatccagaacCCTGGAATAAACTGGCTCCCAATGAGCAGTAcaag TTCTACTCGGTCAACGTAGACTACAGTAAGTTCAAAAAGGACCGCCCTGACTTCTAA